The following are encoded in a window of Microvirga ossetica genomic DNA:
- a CDS encoding DUF6262 family protein has product MGTMRRNGEVISFKTVAERANVSREYLYRQFKEVIQQLRTTALQQVVTVDGEEVRVRSAGRAATIEVALRNKVKRLESELAEVRQQKMELDRRYERALGEAEEWRSRHQRAVTELLEVRSRLTRYGSS; this is encoded by the coding sequence TTGGGCACCATGCGCCGGAACGGTGAGGTCATCTCGTTCAAGACCGTGGCCGAGCGCGCCAACGTCAGCCGCGAGTACCTTTACCGCCAGTTCAAGGAGGTGATCCAGCAACTTCGCACGACAGCGCTTCAGCAGGTTGTGACGGTCGATGGCGAGGAGGTCCGGGTTCGCTCGGCGGGCCGTGCCGCAACGATCGAGGTGGCGCTGCGCAACAAGGTCAAGCGGCTGGAGTCGGAGCTGGCCGAGGTCCGCCAGCAGAAAATGGAGCTGGATCGCCGCTATGAGCGCGCGCTCGGCGAAGCAGAGGAATGGCGTAGCCGCCATCAGCGCGCCGTGACCGAGCTTCTTGAGGTGCGCAGCCGGTTGACACGTTATGGGTCGTCATGA
- a CDS encoding DUF1194 domain-containing protein, translated as MLSPWRGLALLLLTAGLMVLEPWSAHAEAEVDLALVLAVDVSLSMEPDEQDLQRQGFVEAFRSSEVHEAIGKGMLGRIAVVYVEWAGAGYQQVVVPWTVIERPADGQAFAARLADRSIQRYGYTSISGAIDFSLWKLRTSGVQAVRQVIDISGDGANNQGRIVTAARDEALAQGITINGLPLMLKRPDGLWDIDNLDLYFRDCVIGGLGAFMIPVREKAQFAEAIRTKVVREIADRPRIQSLVQPTQAEGRANCLAGELRRQRSGN; from the coding sequence ATGCTCAGTCCATGGCGTGGCCTTGCGCTCCTGCTGCTGACGGCCGGGCTGATGGTCCTGGAACCCTGGAGTGCTCACGCCGAGGCCGAGGTCGACCTCGCGCTGGTGCTGGCCGTCGACGTCTCCCTGTCGATGGAGCCGGACGAGCAGGACCTCCAGCGGCAGGGCTTCGTCGAGGCCTTCCGCTCCTCGGAGGTGCACGAGGCCATCGGCAAGGGCATGCTGGGGCGCATCGCGGTGGTGTACGTCGAATGGGCCGGGGCCGGATACCAGCAGGTGGTCGTGCCCTGGACCGTGATCGAACGGCCGGCGGATGGCCAAGCCTTCGCAGCCCGTCTGGCTGATCGGTCCATCCAGCGCTACGGCTACACCTCCATCTCGGGCGCCATCGACTTCAGCCTCTGGAAGCTGCGGACAAGCGGCGTTCAGGCCGTCCGGCAGGTGATCGACATCTCCGGTGATGGCGCCAACAACCAGGGCCGCATCGTGACCGCGGCGCGGGACGAGGCGCTGGCGCAGGGGATCACCATCAACGGGCTGCCGCTCATGCTGAAGCGGCCGGACGGCCTGTGGGACATCGACAACCTCGATCTCTACTTCCGTGACTGCGTGATCGGCGGACTGGGGGCCTTCATGATCCCGGTGCGGGAGAAGGCCCAATTTGCCGAAGCCATTCGAACCAAGGTCGTCCGCGAGATCGCCGACAGGCCCCGGATCCAGTCGCTTGTCCAGCCGACCCAGGCAGAGGGCCGGGCCAACTGCCTGGCCGGGGAACTCCGGCGGCAGCGGAGTGGAAACTGA
- a CDS encoding ISNCY family transposase: protein MTVIGMSRPEIDRVHILRDVVAERITVREAAQLLRITRRQVFRLLKAYQTGGPTALVSRRRGKPSNRSYPAALRTEVLALITANYADFGPTLACEKLAERHGIDLGVETIRRWMIAAGLWQERRQKLKGVHQPRYRRDCVGELVQIDGSEHSWFEDRGPPCTLLVYIDDATSRLMHLKFVETESTFDYFRSTREYLEAYGKPVAFYSDKHAVFRVNGKGAVGGDGMTQFGRALHQLNIDIICANSPQAKGRVERANGTLQDRLVKEMRLAGISTLEAGNAFLPAFMADFNRRFAKAPYSDKDLHRPLSEDDELDDVFAWREERTVSRNLTLQYDQVLFILEPNAITLSLARQRVTVYDYPDGRFAIKHKGLELPYRPFDRRQQVDQAAVVENKRLGPVLAYIAERQKELDMSRSNSAPRRRGQGKSLFKVG from the coding sequence ATGACGGTGATCGGGATGAGCCGGCCGGAGATCGATCGGGTTCACATTCTGCGGGACGTCGTGGCGGAGCGAATTACGGTGCGCGAAGCTGCCCAACTGCTGCGGATCACACGGCGCCAAGTGTTCCGATTACTCAAGGCCTATCAGACCGGTGGTCCCACGGCCTTGGTGTCGCGCCGGCGCGGCAAGCCCAGCAACCGCTCCTACCCGGCGGCGCTGCGGACCGAGGTGCTGGCGCTGATCACAGCCAACTATGCCGATTTCGGCCCGACGCTCGCCTGCGAGAAGCTCGCCGAGCGGCACGGCATCGATCTGGGTGTCGAGACGATCCGGCGCTGGATGATCGCGGCGGGTCTCTGGCAGGAGCGCCGGCAGAAGCTCAAAGGGGTGCACCAGCCGCGCTATCGGCGCGACTGCGTCGGCGAACTCGTCCAGATCGACGGCTCCGAGCACTCCTGGTTCGAGGATCGCGGCCCACCCTGCACGCTTCTGGTCTACATTGACGATGCCACCAGCCGGCTGATGCACCTGAAGTTCGTCGAGACCGAGTCGACCTTTGATTATTTCCGATCGACCCGGGAGTACCTGGAGGCCTACGGCAAGCCGGTGGCGTTCTACTCCGACAAGCATGCCGTCTTCCGCGTCAACGGCAAAGGAGCGGTGGGCGGTGACGGCATGACCCAGTTCGGGCGAGCCCTGCATCAGCTCAACATCGACATCATCTGCGCCAACTCGCCCCAAGCCAAAGGCCGCGTCGAGCGCGCCAACGGCACCTTGCAGGACCGCCTGGTCAAGGAGATGCGACTGGCTGGGATCTCGACCCTTGAGGCGGGCAATGCCTTCCTGCCGGCATTCATGGCGGACTTCAACCGCCGCTTTGCCAAGGCGCCCTACAGCGACAAGGACCTGCATCGCCCGCTCAGCGAGGACGATGAGCTGGATGACGTGTTCGCCTGGCGCGAGGAGCGGACGGTCTCGCGCAATCTGACCCTGCAGTACGACCAGGTGCTGTTCATTCTCGAGCCGAACGCGATCACGCTGTCCCTCGCCCGCCAGCGGGTGACCGTCTATGACTATCCGGATGGGCGCTTTGCCATCAAGCACAAGGGCCTGGAGCTGCCCTACAGGCCCTTTGACCGCCGTCAGCAGGTGGATCAGGCGGCGGTCGTCGAGAACAAGCGGCTGGGCCCGGTTCTGGCCTATATCGCCGAGCGGCAGAAGGAGCTCGACATGAGCCGGAGCAACAGCGCCCCGCGGCGGCGCGGCCAAGGCAAGAGCCTGTTCAAGGTGGGTTGA
- a CDS encoding zinc-binding metallopeptidase family protein: MKLFKCQACGHLLYFENRACERCGHRLGYLPDAGTLSALEPDGGTTWRALARSEGADRFCANAEFDACNWLVPVTAGEAYCTACRHNGVIPDPSVPANLAAWRVMELAKHRLFYTLLKLQLPLVTRAEDPEHGLIFEFLAEPPANDGPKVMTGHDEGLITIALSEANDLERERRRTAMGEPYRTLLGHFRHEVGHHYWDLLVRDGGRLEACRAVFGDEREDYGEALQRHYRTGAPTDWQERFVSAYATTHPWEDFAETWAHYLHIVDTIEMAEAFGIRVGPPLDDSGTLSADFGVDADSGADIGQVVEDWLPLTFALNSLNRCMGQRDLYPFIISPPVVEKLGFIHGLVRDAGR, encoded by the coding sequence ATGAAGCTCTTCAAGTGCCAGGCCTGCGGCCATCTCCTCTATTTCGAGAACCGCGCCTGCGAGCGTTGCGGCCATCGCCTCGGCTACTTGCCCGATGCCGGCACGCTCTCGGCGCTGGAGCCCGATGGCGGCACGACCTGGCGTGCGCTGGCCCGGTCGGAGGGGGCCGACCGCTTCTGCGCCAATGCCGAGTTCGACGCCTGCAACTGGCTTGTCCCGGTCACCGCGGGCGAGGCGTATTGCACCGCCTGCCGACACAACGGCGTCATCCCGGACCCTTCGGTCCCGGCCAACCTGGCTGCCTGGCGCGTGATGGAACTGGCCAAGCACCGGCTGTTCTACACCCTGCTCAAGCTCCAACTGCCCTTGGTCACACGGGCCGAGGATCCGGAGCATGGGCTGATCTTCGAGTTCCTGGCCGAGCCGCCCGCGAACGATGGCCCCAAGGTGATGACCGGACATGACGAGGGCCTCATCACCATCGCGCTCAGCGAGGCCAACGATCTCGAGCGCGAGCGGCGGCGCACGGCCATGGGCGAGCCGTACCGCACCCTGCTCGGCCACTTCCGACATGAGGTCGGCCACCACTACTGGGACCTGCTCGTGCGCGATGGCGGCCGGCTCGAGGCCTGCCGGGCCGTCTTCGGGGATGAGCGGGAGGATTACGGCGAGGCCTTGCAGCGCCACTACCGCACAGGCGCGCCGACCGACTGGCAGGAGCGCTTCGTTTCGGCCTACGCGACGACGCATCCGTGGGAGGATTTCGCCGAGACCTGGGCACACTACCTGCACATCGTCGACACGATCGAGATGGCGGAGGCCTTCGGCATCCGGGTCGGCCCGCCGCTGGACGACAGCGGCACGCTGTCGGCCGACTTCGGCGTCGATGCGGACAGCGGGGCTGACATCGGACAGGTTGTCGAGGATTGGTTGCCACTCACGTTCGCGCTCAACAGCCTCAACCGCTGCATGGGCCAGCGCGACCTCTATCCCTTCATCATCAGTCCGCCGGTCGTCGAGAAGCTGGGCTTCATCCATGGCCTCGTGCGGGATGCGGGGCGCTGA
- a CDS encoding response regulator: MNLPAVAGTIPVGFEVTEAASGGQALGLLQAGIAVDVLLTDIRLPGADGWTVAKAYRERFPDLPVLYVTGYAERMQPVPGGIILSKPYKMAQVIGILETRAA, encoded by the coding sequence ATGAACCTTCCTGCCGTCGCGGGAACCATCCCCGTCGGGTTCGAGGTCACGGAAGCGGCCAGCGGCGGGCAGGCCCTGGGACTCCTGCAAGCCGGGATCGCCGTTGATGTGCTGCTGACCGACATCCGCCTGCCGGGGGCCGATGGCTGGACGGTGGCCAAGGCCTACCGCGAGCGCTTCCCCGACCTGCCCGTCTTGTACGTGACAGGCTATGCGGAGCGAATGCAGCCCGTCCCCGGCGGGATCATCCTCTCGAAGCCTTACAAGATGGCTCAGGTGATTGGCATTCTGGAAACACGGGCCGCTTGA
- a CDS encoding recombinase family protein, with the protein MRSELITDRHLARHAVIYIRQSSPHQVLSNQESLRLQYDLRRRALGLGWREEDVEIIDADLGLSGAAAVHREGFKDLIARVTLGQVGIVLSSEVTRLTRNCSDWYPLLDLCGYRDCLIADRDGVYDPGTANGRLLLGLKGTLSEVELHTIRARLTAGLLNKAARGELALILPVGLVRETGGVVVKNPDREVQARLDLIFTTFLRLRSASKVLHAFNERGLSIPRRGRFGDTVWRPPTVAAILQVLKNPAYAGAFVYGRTRSVRTAPLGKGSQKRLPREQWRIVVKDQYPAYISWATFEKIEAMLRDNYAEYDRNKTRGVPREGAALLHGMVYCGACGHKMVVQYKGGARYMCNYLRQQHGVPVCQVIPAAPVDAEAVAAFFKALTPAELDAYTQAVSLRREADAAGLKAQAQQVERLRYRAALAERQFDQVDPDNRLVAAELERRWEETLRDLRQAEAALADAAPEEGRVIPFGVGPDLQAAFTEVGRRLPDLWQQPALTTVRKKALLRCLIDKVVIHRAVRDTIALRLVWRGGATSEIALPITVGSLAELSRSGEMEAAIVERARAGESDAAIAAALTAAGHRSPLRQAVLPSTVQAIRLRHGILRERRQSHPRRIPGCLTVSQLAAQLGVTPHWIYDRIYNGTIAIELDAKTGLYLFPDGPTTLRAFQKLKAGKVDRLSPVPRLAC; encoded by the coding sequence ATGAGATCGGAACTTATCACCGACCGGCATCTGGCCCGCCACGCGGTCATCTACATCCGCCAGTCCAGTCCGCACCAGGTGCTGAGCAATCAGGAGAGTCTGCGCCTGCAGTACGATCTACGTCGGCGCGCGCTCGGCCTCGGGTGGCGTGAGGAGGACGTCGAGATCATCGATGCCGACCTCGGGCTGAGCGGCGCAGCCGCTGTCCACCGCGAGGGCTTCAAGGACCTGATCGCACGCGTTACGCTCGGCCAGGTTGGCATCGTGCTCTCCTCCGAGGTGACGCGCCTGACCCGAAACTGTTCGGACTGGTACCCACTGCTCGATCTGTGCGGCTACAGGGACTGCCTCATTGCCGACCGCGACGGAGTCTATGATCCGGGCACCGCTAATGGGCGCCTGCTGCTCGGGCTCAAGGGGACCCTCTCCGAAGTCGAGTTGCACACGATCCGCGCCCGCCTCACGGCTGGTCTCCTGAACAAGGCCGCACGCGGAGAGCTGGCGCTGATCTTGCCGGTCGGCCTCGTCCGGGAGACTGGCGGTGTGGTGGTCAAGAACCCTGACCGCGAGGTGCAAGCCCGCCTCGATCTGATCTTCACGACCTTCCTGCGGCTCCGCTCGGCCAGCAAGGTGCTGCACGCCTTCAACGAGCGCGGCCTGAGCATCCCGCGCCGGGGACGGTTCGGCGATACGGTCTGGCGCCCACCCACCGTTGCGGCCATCCTGCAGGTGCTGAAGAACCCCGCCTACGCCGGCGCTTTTGTCTACGGGCGCACCCGCTCGGTCCGCACAGCGCCCTTAGGCAAAGGCTCGCAAAAGAGGCTCCCGCGCGAGCAGTGGAGGATCGTCGTGAAGGACCAGTACCCCGCCTATATCAGCTGGGCGACGTTCGAGAAGATCGAGGCCATGCTGCGCGACAATTACGCTGAGTACGACCGGAACAAGACGCGTGGCGTGCCGCGCGAGGGTGCCGCGCTGCTGCACGGGATGGTTTACTGCGGCGCGTGCGGTCACAAGATGGTGGTCCAGTACAAGGGCGGCGCCCGGTACATGTGCAACTATCTTCGTCAGCAGCATGGCGTTCCGGTGTGCCAAGTCATCCCGGCCGCGCCGGTCGATGCCGAGGCCGTGGCGGCTTTCTTCAAGGCCCTCACCCCCGCCGAGTTGGATGCCTACACGCAGGCTGTTTCCCTCCGGCGCGAGGCAGACGCAGCCGGGCTGAAGGCTCAAGCGCAACAGGTTGAGCGGCTGCGCTACCGGGCGGCGCTGGCCGAACGGCAGTTCGATCAGGTCGATCCAGACAACCGTCTCGTCGCGGCTGAACTCGAGCGGCGCTGGGAGGAAACGTTGCGTGATTTGCGCCAGGCCGAAGCCGCGCTCGCCGATGCGGCGCCGGAAGAAGGCCGCGTCATCCCGTTCGGTGTCGGCCCTGATCTCCAAGCCGCGTTTACCGAGGTCGGTCGGCGCCTGCCGGATCTATGGCAGCAACCGGCCCTCACCACGGTGCGCAAGAAGGCGCTGCTGCGATGCCTCATCGACAAGGTGGTGATCCACCGTGCCGTCCGGGACACGATCGCCCTACGCCTCGTCTGGCGCGGCGGCGCGACGAGCGAGATCGCGCTGCCAATTACGGTTGGCTCGCTCGCTGAACTGTCACGGAGCGGCGAGATGGAAGCCGCCATCGTCGAGCGCGCCCGCGCGGGTGAGAGTGATGCGGCCATCGCCGCCGCGCTGACCGCCGCCGGACATCGCTCACCTCTGCGCCAGGCGGTCTTGCCGAGCACAGTTCAGGCCATCCGGCTGCGGCACGGCATCCTGCGCGAACGCCGCCAGTCGCATCCGCGCCGCATCCCCGGCTGCCTGACGGTGTCCCAACTCGCGGCCCAGCTCGGCGTTACGCCGCACTGGATCTATGACCGCATTTACAACGGCACGATTGCTATTGAACTGGATGCCAAGACAGGTCTCTATCTGTTCCCGGATGGCCCCACGACCTTGCGCGCGTTCCAAAAGCTCAAAGCCGGCAAGGTGGACCGCCTCTCTCCCGTCCCTCGGTTGGCTTGTTGA
- a CDS encoding App1 family protein gives MSGIGTAKQWLGAITRISGLIARPVHEAQGESGVVIQPYRGYGSRFEVFLIGRVFRQSRPPSETRRDNLLADLRDIGRRIARRAVPNAGGTARFYGTEEPFTTDKDGYFRVHLSPPLPPPLDRLWHTMDLALEQPQVVQAQAQIFIPPASCRYVVISDIDDTIMYTGVANRLRMLWRLFVEDAQSRVAFPGAGALYRALHAGISGHQQNPMLYVSRAPWGIYEVLEEFFDLHGIPIGPILFLREWGVSWKSPLPRKAEDHKRELIHNMLALYSELPFVLIGDSGQHDPEIYRQIVDEHPGRVLAVYIRNVSRDRKRIKEIEDLAKVVAGAGSSLVLAADSMAMAEHAVSLGLVAPTTLSAVRNEKAAAADTARPPVTYGIQRATPAATADAVSQGDLQHLVETGSEAVPPSVIVEPKTRQPFNEP, from the coding sequence ATGAGCGGCATTGGCACAGCGAAGCAGTGGCTGGGAGCGATCACCCGGATCTCGGGCCTCATCGCTCGGCCTGTGCATGAGGCGCAGGGCGAAAGTGGTGTGGTCATCCAGCCCTACCGCGGCTATGGATCCCGCTTCGAGGTGTTCCTGATCGGCCGGGTGTTCCGGCAGTCGAGACCTCCCTCAGAGACCAGACGGGACAACCTCCTTGCTGACCTGCGCGATATTGGCCGGCGCATTGCCCGCCGTGCCGTTCCCAATGCGGGCGGAACAGCCCGGTTCTATGGGACGGAAGAGCCCTTCACCACTGACAAGGACGGCTATTTCCGGGTCCATCTCTCCCCTCCCCTGCCGCCACCGCTCGATCGCTTGTGGCACACGATGGATCTGGCTCTGGAGCAGCCCCAGGTGGTTCAGGCGCAAGCGCAGATCTTCATTCCACCGGCCAGTTGCCGCTATGTGGTCATCAGCGACATCGATGACACCATCATGTACACCGGGGTCGCCAACAGGCTCAGGATGCTGTGGCGCCTGTTCGTCGAAGATGCCCAGAGCCGGGTGGCTTTTCCGGGGGCCGGCGCCTTGTACCGGGCGTTGCACGCTGGCATCTCCGGTCATCAGCAAAACCCCATGCTCTATGTCTCGCGAGCACCTTGGGGCATCTACGAGGTGCTGGAGGAATTCTTCGATCTGCATGGCATCCCGATCGGCCCGATCCTGTTTTTGCGCGAATGGGGCGTTTCCTGGAAAAGTCCGCTGCCACGCAAGGCCGAGGACCACAAGCGTGAGCTGATCCACAACATGCTGGCGCTCTACAGCGAGCTGCCCTTCGTGCTGATCGGCGACAGCGGTCAGCATGATCCTGAGATCTACCGCCAGATCGTTGACGAGCATCCCGGCCGGGTGCTTGCAGTCTACATTCGCAACGTCTCCCGGGATCGCAAAAGGATCAAGGAGATCGAGGATCTCGCCAAGGTTGTTGCGGGTGCGGGCAGCAGTCTGGTCCTGGCGGCTGACAGTATGGCGATGGCCGAGCACGCGGTCAGCCTTGGCCTGGTTGCTCCAACAACGCTCTCCGCGGTCAGGAATGAGAAAGCGGCGGCCGCCGACACGGCGCGGCCGCCAGTGACCTATGGCATTCAGCGTGCCACACCGGCTGCAACAGCAGACGCCGTGTCGCAGGGTGACTTGCAGCATCTGGTCGAGACCGGATCGGAGGCCGTGCCGCCAAGCGTCATCGTCGAGCCAAAAACCCGCCAGCCTTTCAACGAACCCTAG
- a CDS encoding cysteine hydrolase family protein: MTPLSPATLHLCIDMQRLFSTEGPWPNPWMERVLPVVAEVAERVPERTVFTRFIPPFRPEDMPGTWRGYYERWREATREHLDPRLLELMPPLQRLVPPAVILDKPVYSAFAGHRLRDLVSERGIDTLLITGSETDMCVLATVLGAVDLGLRVVIVTDGVCSSSDEGHDSLLTLYSKRFRHQIETIESEILFAQWPAEEL; encoded by the coding sequence ATGACGCCCTTGAGCCCCGCCACGCTTCACCTGTGCATCGACATGCAGCGCCTCTTTTCGACGGAGGGTCCTTGGCCGAACCCGTGGATGGAGCGCGTCCTGCCGGTCGTTGCCGAGGTTGCGGAGCGAGTTCCCGAGCGCACGGTTTTCACGCGCTTCATTCCGCCTTTTCGACCTGAGGACATGCCGGGCACATGGCGCGGCTACTACGAGCGCTGGCGCGAGGCGACCCGTGAGCACCTCGATCCTCGCCTCCTAGAGCTGATGCCGCCGCTGCAGCGTCTCGTGCCGCCTGCCGTCATTCTAGACAAGCCGGTCTATTCGGCCTTTGCCGGCCATAGGCTGCGCGATCTCGTGAGCGAGCGCGGCATCGACACGCTGCTGATCACCGGCTCGGAAACCGACATGTGCGTCCTGGCGACAGTGCTCGGCGCCGTCGATCTCGGCTTGCGCGTCGTGATCGTCACGGACGGCGTTTGCAGCTCCTCAGACGAGGGCCACGATTCCCTTTTAACGCTTTACTCGAAACGCTTCCGGCATCAGATCGAGACGATCGAGAGCGAAATCCTGTTCGCACAATGGCCGGCGGAGGAATTATGA
- a CDS encoding YihY/virulence factor BrkB family protein produces MAATPPSRDSQTHQTISATVTMLAIVAGWALARHVFADSASPGTAIAHRRGQGGTSRLGSGRSKAQHARPEAAGESGRGREADTPTQIPTLGWKDILWRTYEEFGQDRLMAVAAGVTYYALLAIFPAIAALVSIYGLFADPATIHDHLNALSGVLPSGALDIVREQVVRIASKGSGTLGVSFLIGLVLSLWSANAGMKAMIDALNIVYDEEEKRSFLKLNLESLAFTLAAIGFILLALAGIVVLPVILSFVGLGSGTEWLLSLARWPILLACVVLGLSLLYRYGPSRDKAEWKWVTPGGLVAAVLWLVVSMLVSWYVANFGSYNETYGSLGAVIGFMTWIWISGIVVLVGAEINAEMEHQTARDTTVGPDRPMGQRGATMADTIGAAKA; encoded by the coding sequence ATGGCCGCCACGCCTCCGTCTCGAGATTCACAGACGCACCAGACCATCTCCGCGACGGTCACCATGCTGGCCATCGTGGCCGGATGGGCGCTGGCGCGTCACGTCTTCGCCGACAGCGCAAGCCCGGGCACGGCAATCGCGCACAGACGTGGCCAAGGCGGCACAAGTCGGTTGGGGTCGGGTCGCAGCAAGGCGCAGCATGCGCGTCCCGAGGCGGCTGGCGAGAGCGGGCGCGGACGCGAAGCCGACACGCCGACCCAAATCCCGACACTCGGCTGGAAGGACATCCTGTGGCGGACCTACGAGGAGTTCGGGCAGGACCGGCTCATGGCCGTGGCAGCAGGAGTGACCTACTATGCCCTGCTCGCGATCTTCCCAGCAATCGCGGCCCTGGTGTCGATCTACGGCCTGTTCGCCGATCCCGCGACGATCCACGACCATCTCAATGCCCTCTCGGGCGTGCTGCCAAGCGGGGCGCTGGACATCGTCCGCGAGCAAGTCGTCCGCATTGCCTCCAAGGGCAGCGGTACGCTTGGCGTCAGCTTTCTCATCGGTCTCGTCCTGTCGCTGTGGAGTGCCAATGCGGGCATGAAGGCGATGATCGACGCACTCAACATCGTCTACGACGAGGAAGAGAAGCGCAGCTTCCTCAAGCTGAACCTCGAGTCGCTGGCGTTCACCCTCGCGGCCATCGGCTTCATCCTCCTGGCGTTGGCCGGGATCGTCGTGCTGCCGGTCATCCTCAGCTTTGTCGGCCTGGGCAGCGGTACCGAGTGGCTGCTTTCGTTGGCGCGCTGGCCCATCCTCCTGGCCTGCGTCGTGCTGGGCCTGTCCCTTCTCTACCGCTACGGCCCGAGCCGCGACAAGGCCGAGTGGAAGTGGGTGACGCCGGGCGGCCTCGTGGCGGCCGTGCTGTGGCTCGTCGTGTCGATGCTGGTCTCCTGGTACGTGGCGAACTTCGGCAGCTACAACGAGACCTATGGCTCGCTCGGCGCCGTTATCGGCTTCATGACCTGGATCTGGATCTCGGGCATCGTGGTACTGGTGGGTGCCGAGATCAACGCCGAGATGGAGCACCAGACCGCCAGGGACACGACGGTCGGACCGGATCGCCCGATGGGGCAGCGCGGTGCGACGATGGCCGACACCATCGGCGCCGCAAAGGCGTGA
- a CDS encoding ferritin-like domain-containing protein gives MAAKQKTLDDLFLHTLKDIYYAEKQILKALPKMAKGAESDELKAAFQTHREQTQGQIERLEQIFELLGKPARGVPCEAIKGIIDEGTEIMEDFADSPALDAGILSAAQAVEHYEITRYGTLKTWARELGLTEAATLLDQTLQEEKETDALLTRLAEARVNVKAA, from the coding sequence ATGGCCGCAAAACAGAAGACGCTCGACGACCTCTTCCTTCACACCCTGAAGGACATCTACTACGCCGAGAAGCAGATCCTGAAGGCCCTGCCGAAGATGGCCAAGGGCGCAGAGTCGGACGAGCTCAAGGCCGCCTTCCAGACCCATCGCGAGCAGACGCAAGGGCAGATCGAGCGGCTGGAGCAGATCTTCGAACTCCTCGGCAAGCCCGCGCGCGGCGTGCCCTGCGAGGCGATCAAGGGGATCATCGACGAGGGCACCGAGATCATGGAGGACTTCGCCGACAGTCCGGCTCTCGATGCCGGCATCCTGTCCGCGGCCCAGGCGGTCGAGCATTACGAGATCACCCGCTACGGCACGCTCAAAACCTGGGCCCGGGAGCTCGGGCTGACCGAGGCCGCGACGCTGCTCGATCAGACCCTTCAGGAGGAGAAGGAAACCGATGCCCTCCTCACCCGGCTGGCCGAGGCCCGGGTCAACGTCAAGGCGGCGTAG